One window of the Lytechinus variegatus isolate NC3 chromosome 3, Lvar_3.0, whole genome shotgun sequence genome contains the following:
- the LOC121409895 gene encoding uncharacterized protein LOC121409895: protein MGKSRLKLKRSFSTIKRQFTFRKSIRPFISSTFLDFQDERGHLQRYVFPQLNSVCHSRGTFFAPADLRWGINNEQSSSGNVISLCLEYINRCSPFFICLLGERYGTHRPNDAPLLPSSLEKLPRNMSWLDRNYLTAASKGHEWIMQEAYQYCSVTELEIIQAAILNDSKYCRFYVRDVRHVEDKFLELPEKEREEKLKMYMAEDEETEIKVTTLKQKLINKGMKIQFFRTPEELGQKVLDDWMEIINELYPPLDELLGDVDGEQFREWAAHEAYAETRRRVFVLTPEIQKLFTKMTDHCEEWMDPTTPTTAEKVDEWVIVKGKKKKIEDTPASKSIVTLIGERGCGKTSLVANWVKQFQGSHPDIKVLAHYVGSSALSTDICSFLRRVTFELRGEFGGDSPAESNGDSEELSNFHRICEAFVAAIAMGPCAIVLDAVDELSSTMGMGVHQVKEMKWLPAVLPSHCKIIITTVRSDLTYKSLMNRPDCETLSVPLFESTADKGTVIERHLAMHCKCLDASHLKKIVNCKLSSRPLFLTVLANELRVCGTFDNLPDLLKRYVKAPSFRDLWKSIISRWTKEYGWSTEGRLSASMSNFGQIDPFTGWVAETLRLLACSRHGLSETDILSLLKQMGYKGQSAVTSFDFALFRSAAFDALVERPGGLFGFFHQDLRDAVLNSLLGVIPGLTSDQTSSSGVGFLPQMLNGQMQQCHEHLADFFLHQPSSRRRVEELPYHLDRCGDVNGLNKIVTNPDTFLAMQADTSQNITLKLDLIHYCNRLSKENFNITTSLTKMVSEVVTKEDNPNQVKSNSRVSFADDVGEMVMRSATRMDWELPGFKKKLDKKMGSIGIQSDNFSSQSSKPPMIDLTAGKQAGPPSASFGSGGHQSIFSDFESMESRRRTIEKSTFESGEEEEEYIPREDLTMSRATRTDLDSIASKNEATPPPPPPPPPLSSAAFSDIGNGSRDGMESGWSEVESSRSGVESRRSEVIMSRQSHPDSQVEEVIVREEFTALSTCPDDMSFYGSNYSGERSPKESILDDTKIALSNNREDSQAESSIPDVPIEISDAELSRSLASFVPGEEDMLDDLVKSLGDAFEISNNKSDGEVDKLDCEKEKESDIEAEPFDENRIRCKGALLAMHVGKFLAEKSAFDQSEEMLMLAYDRIIDMFPLSYKEQLLLVEVQESIGDRHLFQLRKDEAKRFFRKALNSLEHIIEEETYDNIKPILETKGRLLTRIGSMAVHDRHIEEAEEILMEASQCMKQANSVAGIATAQFNLGFLKMKVEDYQSAESCLLEALQTRERWYGSAHPLVAEVLNELAGLLCRYDNEISYDRIKAEVYYRRALKIRQDALGKDHLLVATTLFHLGKLLRDDGSFQSKKEALELMSRALDIRTTKFGAHHKLTYAIRNSVKGLRKELDRGDYDRAPVKPPDKRTKNNLRSNLSWREQDLLSVGGRSGSPSRRGSSYNGSNSPRSIDRSPSPRPGSRYGGSVRHGSMQYNSQNKERGNGGGIRRDRAQSSPQLKYNGRSSSGSPQNRSANRKVHSAATGTQQKDCRPSSSSSSSSSSYKGPTLKAKYLYNGRPDAREDGVSFAEGHTVLGNSEMSDETCSKINGIKENNQPRQGNGRTYSSVSSSTWDRGPKSLGSEMSGTGHRRDIPSPYDSNLHGPNSNITSLLGEPAVPRSNTVDPLHDAAFYHGPGRYPKDQRDFYPPRRHQQRPNSHKLPLLNPTNQVEK, encoded by the exons ATGGGTAAATCTCGGCTTAAACTCAAACGTAGTTTCAGTACCATCAAGCGTCAGTTCACCTTTAGGAAGTCTATCAGGCCTTTTATCAGTTCTACCTTCTTAGACTTCCAAGATGAGCGAGGCCATCTTCAGCGTTATGTCTTTCCTCAGCTCAACTCTGTCTGCCATTCAAGGGGTACTTTCTTTGCTCCTGCAGATCTTCGTTGGGGCATCAATAACGAACAGTCAAGCTCAGGAAATGTCATCTCTCTATGCCTCGAGTACATCAATCGGTGCAGTCCTTTCTTTATCTGTCTCCTTGGTGAGCGTTATGGAACCCATCGGCCTAATGATGCACCTCTGCTTCCATCATCACTGGAAAAACTACCTCGGAACATGTCATGGTTGGATAGGAATTATTTGACAGCCGCCAGCAAGGGACATGAATGGATCATGCAGGAGGCATATCAATATTGCAGTGTAACAGAGCTAGAGATCATCCaagcagccattttgaatgacAGTAAATACTGCAGATTCTATGTGAGAGATGTCAGACATGTAGAGGACAAGTTTCTGGAGTTAccagaaaaggaaagggaggaAAAACTGAAG ATGTATATGGCTGAGGATGaggaaacagaaattaaagtAACCACTTTGAAACAGAAATTAATCAACAAGGGTATGAAGATCCAATTTTTTCGTACTCCTGAAGAACTTGGTCAGAAAGTACTGGATGATTGGATGGAAATCATTAATGAACTCTACCCACCTCTTGATGAATTACTGGGTGATGTTG ATGGTGAGCAGTTCCGAGAGTGGGCAGCCCATGAGGCATATGCAGAAACCCGTCGTCGAGTGTTTGTACTGACGCCTGAGATACAGAAGCTTTTCACCAAAATGACTGATCACTGTGAAGAATGGATGGACCCTACTACACCTACAACAGCTGAAAAGGTTGATGAATGGGTCATAGtcaaaggaaagaagaagaaaat AGAAGACACACCAGCATCCAAGTCTATTGTAACCTTAATAGGAGAGAGAGGGTGTGGGAAGACATCATTGGTTGCCAATTGGGTCAAGCAATTCCAAGGATCACATCCAGATATCAAGGTCTTGGCCCACTATGTTGGTTCTAGCGCCCTCAGTACTGACATCTGCAGCTTTCTCCGAAGAGTGACCTTTGAACTTAGAGGAGAGTTTGGAG GTGACAGCCCAGCTGAGAGCAATGGTGATTCTGAGGAACTATCTAACTTTCATCGGATCTGTGAAGCATTTGTTGCAGCCATTGCTATGGGTCCTTGTGCTATAGTCCTTGATGCTGTAGATGAACTAAGCAGTACTATGGGAATGGGAGTACATCAG gtcaaagaaatgaaatggcTGCCTGCTGTACTTCCATCTCATTGTAAGATTATCATCACCACAGTCCGTTCTGATCTCACATACAAATCACTGATGAATAGACCAGACTGTGAGACCTTATCTGTTCCTCTCTTTGAGAGCACTGCAGATAAAGGCACAGTCATTGAACGACATCTTGCAATGCATTGTAAGTGCTTGGATGCCAGCCACCTCAAGAAAATTGTCAACTGCAAGCTTAGCTCAAGACCTCTCTTTCTCACCGTGCTGGCAAATGAGTTGAGGGTATGTGGGACCTTCGACAATCTGCCAGATCTACTGAAGCGATATGTCAAAGCTCCCTCTTTTAGGGATTTGTGGAAGTCTATCATATCTCGATGGACCAAGGAATATGGATGGAGCACAGAGGGGAGACTTTCAGCTTCCATGTCAAATTTTGGACAGATTGATC CTTTTACTGGATGGGTAGCTGAGACCCTTCGCCTGCTTGCTTGCTCACGTCATGGACTTAGTGAGACGGATATACTCTCTCTCCTCAAGCAGATGGGATACAAAGGTCAATCAGCAGTTACTAGCTTTGACTTTGCACTCTTCAGATCAGCTGCATTTGATGCCCTTGTAGAACGACCTGGAGGATTATTTGGGTTCTTCCATCAAGACTTGAGAGATGCTGTCCTCAATTCTCTACTTG GTGTGATCCCAGGATTGACCAGTGACCAGACCTCATCATCAGGTGTTGGTTTCTTACCTCAGATGTTGAATGGTCAGATGCAGCAGTGTCATGAACACCTTGCTGACTTCTTCCTTCACCAACCTTCCTCCAGGAGAAGGGTAGAGGAACTCCCTTATCATCTAGACCGTTGTGGGGATGTTAATGGACTCAACAAAATTGTCACTAACCCTGA TACATTTCTGGCCATGCAAGCAGACACATCTCAGAACATCACCTTGAAGCTTGATCTCATTCATTACTGTAACCGTCTCTCCAAAGAGAACTTCAACATTACCACTTCTCTCACCAAGATGGTATCTGAGGTAGTCACTAAAGAAGATAATCCTAACCAGGTCAAGAGTAATTCAAGGGTATCATTTGCTGATGATGTAGGAGAGATGGTAATGAGATCGGCTACTAGAATGGATTGGGAGCTACCCggtttcaaaaagaaacttGATAAGAAGATGGGCAGTATTGGTATTCAGAGTG ACAATTTTAGCAGCCAGTCATCCAAGCCACCCATGATAGATTTGACTGCAGGAAAACAGGCTGGTCCTCCTAGTGCCTCTTTTGGATCTGGAGGCCATCAGAGCATCTTCAGTGACTTTGAAAGTATGGAAAGTAGAAGAAGGACTATCGAGAAATCCACATTTGAGAgtggggaggaggaggaggagtataTCCCTAGAGAGGATCTGACCATGAGTCGTGCCACAAGGACTGACCTTGATAGCATTGCCAGTAAGAATGAGGCaacaccacctccaccaccaccaccacctccttTGTCATCAGCTGCATTTAGTGACATAGGTAACGGCAGTAGAGATGGGATGGAGAGTGGGTGGAGTGAGGTTGAAAGCAGTCGAAGTGGGGTGGAGAGCAGAAGAAGTGAGGTAATCATGAGCAGACAGTCTCATCCAGACAGTCAAGTTGAGGAAGTGATTGTCAGAGAAGAGTTCACTGCATTATCAACTTGCCCTGATGATATGTCTTTTTATGGGAGCAACTACAGTGGTGAGAGGAGTCCAAAAGAAAGTATACTAGATGACACAAAGATAGCATTGAGTAATAATAGAGAAGACAGCCAAGCAGAAAGCAGCATCCCAGATGTTCCTATAGAAATCAGTGATGCTGAGCTCTCAAGGAGTCTAGCTAGCTTTGTTCCTGGAGAAGAAGATATGCTGGATGACTTGGTGAAATCGCTTGGAGATGCTTTTGAAATATCTAACAACAAGAGTGATGGTGAAGTGGACAAGCTTGATTgcgagaaagagaaagagagcgACATAGAGGCAGAACCATTTGATGAAAATAGGATACGATGTAAAGGGGCTCTTCTTGCAATGCATGTTGGAAAGTTTCTCGCAGAAAAATCTGCATTTGATCAGTCTGAAGAGATGTTGATGCTAGCCTATGACAGGATCATAGAT ATGTTCCCATTGTCATACAAAGAACAGCTACTGCTTGTTGAGGTTCAAGAAAGCATTGGTGATCGACATCTTTTTCAGTTACGTAAAGATGAAGCAAAGCGTTTCTTTCGTAAGGCTCTCAACTCACTGGAACATATTATAGAAGAAGAGACTTATGACAACATCAAACCAATCCTTGAGACAAAAG GTCGGTTACTAACTCGGATTGGTAGCATGGCAGTCCATGATAGACATATTGAGGAAGCAGAAGAGATCTTAATGGAAGCCAGTCAGTGTATGAAACAAGCTAACAGTGTAGCAGGCATAGCTACAGCACAGTTCAATCTAGGATTTCTCAA GATGAAGGTAGAAGATTATCAGTCAGCTGAGTCTTGTCTACTTGAGGCCTTACAGACTAGAGAGAGATGGTATGGCTCAGCACATCCACTGGTAGCTGAAGTACTCAATGAATTAGCTGGACTTCTATGTAGATATGACAATGAGATTAG TTATGACAGAATAAAGGCTGAAGTGTATTATAGGAGAGCATTGAAGATTCGTCAAGACGCACTTGGGAAGGATCATCTTCTGGTAGCAACCACCCTCTTTCATTTAG GGAAACTTTTAAGAGATGATGGGAGTTTCCAGAGCAAGAAAGAAGCCCTAGAGCTGATGAGTAGAGCACTGGATATCCGTACCACCAAGTTTGGAGCTCACCATAAACTCACCTATGCTATTCGCAACTCAGTCAAAGGATTACGAAAAGAACTGGATAGGGGAGACTATGACCGAGCTCCAGTCAAGCCTCCAGACAAGAGAACAAAGAATAATCTTAGGAGTAACTTGAGCTGGCGGGAGCAAGATCTCTTAAGTGTTGGAGGGAGGAGTGGTTCACCAAGCCGTAGGGGTTCTAGTTACAATGGAAGTAATAGCCCAAGAAGTATTGACAGAAGTCCTTCTCCACGACCAGGCAGTAGGTATGGAGGAAGTGTTCGACATGGAAGTATGCAGTACAATAGTCAAAACAAAGAGAGAGGTAATGGAGGAGGAATTCGCAGGGATAGAGCTCAGAGCTCACCACAACTGAAATACAACGGAAGATCTAGCTCCGGTTCTCCTCAAAATAGATCAGCTAATAGGAAAGTACATTCAGCTGCGACTGGAACTCAGCAGAAAGACTGTAGACCATCTAGTTCATCTTCTTCATCCTCGTCTTCCTACAAGGGACCTACTTTAAAAGCCAAGTACCTGTACAATGGCCGTCCTGATGCAAGAGAAGATGGTGTGTCCTTTGCAGAAGGCCATACTGTACTAGGAAACAGTGAGATGAGTGATGAAACATGCAGCAAAATCAATGGCATCAAAGAGAATAATCAACCAAGGCAAGGAAATGGACGTACATATTCGTCTGTCAGTAGCTCTACGTGGGACAGAGGACCTAAGAGTTTAGGTAGTGAAATGTCCGGTACTGGTCACAGACGTGATATTCCATCTCCATACGATAGTAACCTCCATGGTCCAAACAGTAATATTACTTCACTTCTTGGAGAGCCAGCAGTACCTCGTTCTAATACCGTTGATCCCCTGCATGATGCTGCATTTTATCATGGGCCCGGTAGGTATCCTAAGGATCAGAGAGATTTCTATCCACCAAGAAGACATCAACAAAGGCCAAATAGCCACAAACTACCTTTGCTTAATCCTACCAACCaggttgaaaaataa